A DNA window from Anastrepha ludens isolate Willacy chromosome 6, idAnaLude1.1, whole genome shotgun sequence contains the following coding sequences:
- the LOC128867102 gene encoding uncharacterized protein LOC128867102 — protein sequence MHRSRTADALLAQIAIERELDVVIISEQYGRIAKGTWFEDEIVTAALWIPSGSAAAVTQHGAVRCYTYLQNKRFTMPSCYLTPSDSIEQFRTKLDLIEDKVREIGDPFIVAGDFNAKAVEWGAPTTNTRGRHVLDMAARLGLVVANTGNATTFRRPGCEHTTPDIILVTDSLAGAINGWEVMEEYTRSNHQCITFRISARTDPTTTPITKSARNWNIAKVKRS from the coding sequence ATGCATAGAAGTCGTACAGCAGACGCTCTGCTCGCACAAATAGCTATCGAGCGGGAGCTAGATGTGGTCATCATCAGCGAGCAGTACGGACGGATTGCCAAGGGAACCTGGTTCGAAGACGAAATAGTAACTGCCGCACTCTGGATACCAAGCGGTAGCGCAGCCGCCGTCACACAGCACGGAGCCGTTCGTTGCTACACATACCTTCAAAATAAACGCTTCACAATGCCAAGCTGCTACCTTACCCCCAGCGATAGTATTGAACAGTTTAGAACGAAGCTGGACCTAATTGAGGATAAGGTTCGCGAAATAGGTGACCCCTTCATCGTAGCCGGAGACTTCAACGCCAAGGCTGTTGAGTGGGGCGCCCCTACTACGAACACACGGGGAAGACATGTACTAGACATGGCTGCCAGACTGGGGCTTGTAGTGGCAAACACAGGAAACGCCACTACTTTTAGGAGACCAGGATGTGAACACACCACGCCGGATATCATCCTAGTGACTGATAGTCTGGCTGGAGCAATCAACGGGTGGGAAGTTATGGAAGAATATACTAGAAGTAACCATCAGTGTATCACATTCCGAATCAGCGCGAGAACAGACCCTACCACAACTCCTATAACAAAGAGCGCTCGCAATTGGAACATAGCCAAAGTGAAGCGTTCCTAG